From the genome of Miscanthus floridulus cultivar M001 chromosome 10, ASM1932011v1, whole genome shotgun sequence, one region includes:
- the LOC136488734 gene encoding uncharacterized protein produces the protein MRIDPKCPVCERFDEDGGHLFFKCKTVRHVWNQLQLETERAMLASMDSVRSVMEYIFQTQEEKRVTMIFILWAWWSERNNIREGGRRRMASGIAQSIRLHVAESLNKQTTMIAGVPRRKGKWSKPPAGKLKLNCDASFIPSAAMGTWGFVIRESDGDVVSAGRGKVEHLLGAFQAELISCLQGVQEATRLGIGNLVLETDALQVRQALCSYEFDASVVGGLIAELKFLVNVNFISFQCAYVPRECNRVAHELAASGYACAEREEQILGSLSDHINVFVADDLSVHE, from the coding sequence ATGCGAATTGATCCAAAGTGCCCAGTCTGCGAGCGGTTCGACGAAGATGGAGGACATCTCTTTTTCAAATGCAAGACCGTCAGACATGTCTGGAATCAATTACAGTTGGAGACTGAGAGAGCCATGTTGGCATCGATGGACTCAGTGAGGAGTGTAATGGAATATATTTTTCAAACACAGGAAGAGAAAAGAGTGACAATGATCTTTATCTTATGGGCCTGGTGGTCAGAACGTAACAACATCAGGGAAGGTGGGAGGCGCCGGATGGCCTCAGGCATTGCTCAGAGTATCAGGTTACATGTTGCGGAATCTCTGAACAAACAGACCACGATGATTGCAGGGGTGCCAAGACGCAAGGGAAAATGGTCTAAACCACCAGCTGGGAAGTTGAAGCTAAACTGTGATGCATCGTTCATCCCGTCTGCCGCCATGGGGACCTGGGGCTTTGTTATTAGGGAAAGTGATGGAGACGTTGTCTCAGCAGGAAGAGGCAAAGTGGAGCATCTGCTCGGAGCATTCCAAGCCGAGCTCATATCATGTTTACAGGGGGTCCAAGAGGCCACCCGATTGGGGATTGGCAACCTTGTGCTTGAAACCGACGCTCTGCAAGTCAGGCAGGCTCTCTGCTCATATGAGTTCGACGCTAGCGTGGTGGGAGGGCTGATTGCCGAGCTCAAGTTCTTGGTGAATgtaaatttcattagctttcagTGCGCCTATGTGCCTAGAGAATGTAATAGGGTGGCTCATGAATTAGCTGCTAGTGGGTATGCTTGTGCTGAGAGGGAGGAGCAAATCTTAGGCTCTCTTTCAGATCACATCAATGTATTTGTTGCTGATGATTTATCAGTTCATGAGTAA